The nucleotide window CGGGAGGAGGCGTTGGGGCTGGTGGACAGGTTGTCGGGCCACGTCGGACCCTTCAAGGTCGGATTGCAGTTGTTCACCGCCCACGGTCCTTCCATCGTGCGGGACGTGATCGGACGCGGTGGCGAGGTGTTTCTCGACCTC belongs to Acidobacteriota bacterium and includes:
- a CDS encoding orotidine 5'-phosphate decarboxylase / HUMPS family protein codes for the protein MEARERIIVALDVPSREEALGLVDRLSGHVGPFKVGLQLFTAHGPSIVRDVIGRGGEVFLDL